One window from the genome of Rhinolophus ferrumequinum isolate MPI-CBG mRhiFer1 chromosome 22, mRhiFer1_v1.p, whole genome shotgun sequence encodes:
- the ZNF648 gene encoding zinc finger protein 648 — translation MALESEDEDGGEAEDERGTGDPERQAHPRGSFQVAQDHHDMPWRQPPCQEEEDFSDSFSTRDVGKKPMAMPGKRASEGRDESKTTRTQDSSGARTAPGALPGGLSHKLLDQMQFPRDSLPAGDGGDLRTELEAALGVPYSFPGPGRSLCTQRGVDISPDNSSPLCVPKAGTSPKGQSLVGAGGQGAARPYKCLRGGRAFQKPSSPLSSAQTPGAKPYPCEVCGKAYSHRGTLQQHRRLHTGERPYQCPFCDKAYTWSSDHRKHIRTHTGEKPYPCPDCGKAFVRSSDLRKHQRNMHGNNKPFPCAQCSLTFNKPLSLLRHQRTHLGEKPFRCPACDREFAVASRMMEHQRVHSGERPFPCPTCGKCFTKSSNLMEHQTLHSGQRPFKCADCGVAFAQPSRLARHQRIHTGERPFPCTQCGQAFARSSTLKRHQQVHSGEKGFLCAQCGRGFRISSELAQHIRVHNGERPYQCEECGQAFTRSNHLQRHRAKHGTCKNEPIPSSSDE, via the coding sequence ATGGCTTTAGAAAGTGAAGATGAGGACGGTGGGGAGGCAGAAGACGAAAGGGGCACTGGTGATCCTGAGCGCCAGGCCCATCCAAGGGGCAGCTTCCAAGTGGCTCAGGACCATCATGACATGCCATGGCGGCAGCCACCCTGCCAGGAGGAAGAGGATTTCTCTGACTCCTTTAGTACCAGGGACGTGGGGAAGAAACCTATGGCGATGCCTGGGAAGAGGGCCAGCGAGGGAAGAGATGAATCCAAGACCACTCGGACCCAGGACTCCTCCGGAGCACGTACAGCTCCGGGTGCCCTTCCCGGTGGCCTCTCACATAAGTTGTTAGATCAGATGCAATTTCCTAGGGACTCATTACCTGCAGGTGATGGTGGAGACTTGAGGACAGAGTTGGAGGCAGCCTTGGGTGTCCCCTACAGCTTCCCTGGTCCTGGGAGGTCCCTCTGTACACAAAGAGGTGTAGACATATCCCCGGACAACTCCTCTCCTTTGTGTGTCCCCAAGGCTGGGACCAGCCCGAAGGGCCAGAGCCTGGTGGGCGCGGGCGGGCAGGGGGCAGCACGTCCCTACAAGTGCCTGAGGGGAGGGCGGGCCTTCCAGAAGCCCAGTAGCCCGCTGAGCTCCGCACAGACACCAGGTGCCAAGCCATACCCATGCGAGGTGTGCGGGAAGGCCTACTCCCACCGGGGCACGCTCCAGCAGCACCGGCGCCTGCACACAGGGGAGCGGCCCTACCAGTGCCCCTTCTGCGACAAGGCGTACACCTGGTCCTCCGACCACCGCAAGCACATCCGCACCCACACCGGTGAGAAGCCCTACCCATGCCCGGACTGCGGGAAGGCCTTCGTGCGCTCTTCCGATCTGCGCAAACACCAGCGCAATATGCACGGCAACAACAAGCCCTTCCCGTGCGCCCAGTGCAGCCTGACCTTCAACAAGCCTCTGTCGCTGCTGCGCCACCAGCGCACGCACCTGGGCGAGAAGCCCTTCCGCTGCCCCGCCTGCGACCGGGAGTTCGCGGTGGCCAGCCGGATGATGGAGCACCAGCGTGTGCACTCCGGCGAGCggcccttcccctgccccacctgcGGCAAGTGCTTCACCAAGTCCTCCAACCTGATGGAGCACCAGACGCTGCACAGCGGCCAGAGGCCCTTCAAGTGTGCCGACTGCGGCGTGGCCTTCGCGCAGCCCTCGCGCCTGGCGCGCCACCAGCGCATCCACACTGGCGAGAGGCCCTTTCCCTGCACACAGTGTGGCCAGGCCTTTGCGCGCTCCTCCACCCTGAAGCGGCACCAGCAGGTCCACTCTGGGGAGAAGGGCTTCCTCTGTGCGCAGTGCGGCAGGGGCTTCCGCATCTCCTCGGAGCTGGCCCAGCACATTCGGGTGCACAACGGGGAGAGGCCCTACCAGTGCGAGGAATGCGGCCAGGCCTTCACCCGGTCCAACCACCTCCAGCGGCACCGAGCCAAACATGGCACCTGCAAGAACGAGCCCATCCCCTCCTCCTCTGACGAGTGA